The Geobacter sp. AOG2 genome includes a window with the following:
- a CDS encoding TRL-like family protein, which translates to MKRLWTALATVMLCAGCTSVGSVGMVTKNMGDPGALLRNGQPYTEIGTAEGEACRFFLLNVVPFGNSSFSAAVEEALEDSKGDALLNVTVSSSLYGFIPIYNIFSYTCTNVRGTAIKFEKKP; encoded by the coding sequence ATGAAAAGGTTGTGGACTGCACTGGCGACGGTAATGCTCTGTGCCGGGTGCACCTCGGTAGGCAGTGTGGGCATGGTGACCAAAAACATGGGCGACCCCGGCGCCTTGCTGAGGAACGGCCAGCCGTACACAGAGATCGGCACCGCCGAAGGTGAAGCATGCCGTTTCTTTTTATTGAACGTAGTTCCCTTTGGCAACTCTTCGTTTTCCGCCGCCGTGGAAGAAGCATTGGAGGACAGCAAGGGTGATGCCTTGTTGAATGTCACTGTTTCCAGTAGTCTTTATGGCTTCATACCAATCTACAACATCTTTTCCTATACCTGTACCAATGTCAGAGGCACAGCTATCAAATTCGAGAAGAAACCTTGA
- the tyrS gene encoding tyrosine--tRNA ligase produces the protein MSVAEQMAVIKRGAVEILIEKELEEKLEKSLKTGVPLKIKAGFDPTAPDLHLGHTVLIHKLRQFQQLGHEVNFLIGDFTGMIGDPTGKSETRKVLTREDVLRNAETYKEQVFKILDPARTKVVFNSEWLNKLDAGGMIGLASKYTVARMLERDDFHKRFTTQQPISIHEFLYPLIQGYDSVALQSDVELGGTDQKFNLLMGRELQREWGQPPQCILTMPLLEGLDGVNKMSKSLGNYIGISETPDEIFGKVMSISDDLMLRYYELLSDMPLAELEQLKAGLKDHSIHPMAAKKALGREIVSRFHGAGAGEAAEEHFVKRFKENEIPEEMPQVSYSLADGPVLLVKAMTEAGLTKSNGEGRRSIDQGGVKINGEKASDTNLELTANGEYIVQIGKRRFARILVG, from the coding sequence ATGTCCGTAGCAGAACAGATGGCCGTCATCAAGCGCGGCGCCGTTGAGATCCTGATCGAGAAGGAGCTGGAGGAAAAGCTCGAAAAGTCCCTCAAGACCGGCGTTCCCCTGAAGATCAAGGCAGGCTTCGACCCGACCGCCCCGGACCTCCACCTGGGCCATACCGTACTGATCCACAAGCTACGCCAGTTCCAGCAGTTGGGGCACGAAGTAAACTTCCTGATCGGCGACTTCACCGGCATGATCGGCGACCCCACCGGCAAATCCGAAACCCGCAAGGTGTTGACCCGCGAGGATGTGCTCAGGAACGCCGAGACCTACAAGGAACAGGTCTTCAAGATCCTCGACCCGGCCAGGACCAAGGTGGTCTTCAACTCCGAATGGCTTAACAAACTGGACGCCGGCGGCATGATCGGCCTGGCCTCCAAGTATACCGTGGCCCGCATGCTGGAACGCGACGACTTCCACAAGCGCTTCACCACCCAGCAGCCGATCAGCATCCACGAATTCCTCTATCCCCTGATCCAAGGCTACGATTCGGTGGCGCTCCAATCGGACGTGGAGTTGGGGGGCACCGACCAGAAATTCAACCTGCTCATGGGACGCGAGTTGCAGCGGGAATGGGGCCAGCCGCCCCAGTGCATCCTGACCATGCCGCTTCTGGAAGGACTGGACGGGGTTAACAAGATGTCCAAGTCCTTGGGCAACTACATCGGTATCAGCGAGACTCCCGACGAAATTTTTGGTAAGGTCATGTCCATCTCCGACGACCTGATGCTGCGCTACTACGAACTGCTCTCCGACATGCCGCTGGCTGAACTGGAACAGCTGAAGGCGGGGCTGAAGGACCATTCCATCCATCCCATGGCGGCCAAAAAGGCCTTAGGCCGTGAGATCGTCTCCCGCTTCCACGGCGCCGGGGCCGGCGAGGCGGCGGAAGAACATTTCGTCAAACGCTTCAAGGAGAATGAGATTCCAGAAGAGATGCCCCAGGTAAGCTACTCCCTGGCCGACGGCCCGGTGCTTTTGGTTAAGGCCATGACCGAGGCGGGCCTGACCAAATCCAATGGCGAGGGAAGGCGTTCCATCGACCAGGGAGGCGTCAAAATAAACGGCGAGAAGGCCAGCGACACGAATCTGGAGTTAACCGCCAACGGCGAGTATATCGTCCAGATCGGCAAGAGAAGGTTTGCAAGGATTCTGGTCGGTTAG
- a CDS encoding carbon-nitrogen family hydrolase translates to MSSIRATAIQFNVKQGDVEANLAHVRRALQRAAAQGANLAVLPEMWSSGFAYKTLNELALRTAGIVEELLALSRELKLVIVGSMPEPNGDKVFNTVFLADNGTLAGVYRKIHLFSLLGEDRAFSGGDRWLLAETSIGKIGVIICYDLRFPELSRRLAVEGAQVICIPAQWPKPREEHWRTLVRARAIENQLFVIACNACGPIGKLDFFGMSMIIDPKGEVLAEAGDGEGEIAADLDMQAMADWRAQIPCFSDRRPELY, encoded by the coding sequence ATGAGTTCAATACGGGCAACTGCCATCCAGTTCAACGTCAAGCAGGGGGACGTTGAGGCCAACTTGGCTCACGTCCGCAGGGCGTTACAGCGTGCCGCGGCGCAAGGCGCCAACCTGGCCGTGCTGCCGGAGATGTGGTCCAGCGGCTTTGCCTACAAGACCCTCAACGAACTGGCCCTGCGCACCGCCGGAATCGTGGAAGAACTTCTGGCCCTGTCGCGGGAGCTTAAGTTGGTGATTGTCGGCAGCATGCCCGAACCCAACGGCGACAAGGTTTTCAACACCGTATTCCTGGCCGACAACGGCACCTTGGCCGGAGTCTACCGCAAGATTCATCTCTTCTCCCTTTTGGGCGAGGACCGCGCCTTTTCCGGCGGCGACCGCTGGCTTTTGGCCGAGACATCCATCGGCAAGATCGGTGTAATCATTTGCTACGACCTGCGTTTTCCCGAACTCTCCCGGCGGCTAGCCGTGGAAGGGGCACAGGTGATCTGCATCCCGGCCCAGTGGCCCAAACCGCGTGAGGAACATTGGCGCACCCTGGTCCGCGCCCGCGCCATCGAAAACCAGCTCTTCGTGATTGCCTGCAACGCCTGCGGCCCCATCGGCAAGCTGGACTTCTTCGGCATGAGCATGATCATCGATCCCAAAGGCGAGGTTCTGGCCGAAGCGGGCGATGGGGAGGGTGAAATCGCAGCCGACCTGGACATGCAGGCCATGGCCGACTGGCGTGCCCAGATACCCTGCTTCAGCGATCGCAGGCCCGAGTTGTATTGA
- a CDS encoding DNA translocase FtsK yields MAEQKKEKLTKELQGMALATVGVFILLAFTTFNAGDVSFNNYSSEGAIHNLGGRLGAQVADLFFICFGLASYLVPLALLYMAYTLFRFKEIRLRSYKLLAFFGLIFTLAALFAFFRDKTLFLGQQVPTGGAVGVITARLLRGTVGITGSMLVLLPMLAASIMILSRFSFILFAGWWLETLKHKWLAWQERRAHGREERHREKAKQEGIPVVAASAGPVIKPGAPPPARANTFKKEKARKKEAEKNASVQESFEFIKADGDFLTPPFSLLDVPPATEKQLDRDALTMNARLLEKKLKDYGIDGEVVEICPGPVITMYEFSPAPGIKISRIAGLSDDLTMALQAMSIRIVAPIPGKGVVGIEVPNRDRDMVFLREIFNCEEFHHHKMKLPLALGKDIAGTPVVTDLGKAPHLLVAGSTGSGKSVSINTMILSLLYTATPHDVRMIMVDPKMLEFSMYEGIPHLLLPVVTEPKKASLALKWAVNEMERRYKLMADKGVRNIESYNKKLAGEAQELEDLGAIPEAEIIEELEEIVEDGEAIVDPIPFVMDAGEELEHSHLPYIVVIVDELADLMMVAGREVEEHIARLAQKARASGIHLILATQRPSVDVITGLIKANLPSRISFQVSSKVDSRTILDCNGAESLLGAGDMLYMPPGTSKLQRIHGAFVSDAEVQRVVDFLKKQGKPVYEKSILEMKDTDDKAGDGEEEEQDERWEDALRLVADTRQASISMVQRRLRIGYNRAARIIEMMEREGMVAPSDGTSKPREIYTDIINAYLSSQLTR; encoded by the coding sequence ATGGCAGAGCAAAAAAAAGAAAAACTCACCAAAGAATTGCAGGGAATGGCGCTCGCCACGGTTGGCGTCTTTATTCTGCTGGCATTCACGACGTTCAACGCCGGCGACGTATCCTTCAACAACTACTCCAGCGAGGGCGCCATCCACAATCTGGGGGGACGCTTGGGAGCCCAAGTGGCCGACCTATTCTTCATCTGCTTCGGCCTGGCCTCCTATCTGGTCCCCCTGGCACTCCTGTACATGGCCTACACCCTGTTCCGGTTTAAGGAAATCCGCCTGCGCTCTTACAAGCTTTTGGCGTTTTTCGGACTGATATTCACCCTTGCGGCCTTGTTCGCCTTCTTCCGAGACAAGACCCTGTTCCTCGGCCAACAGGTACCCACTGGCGGCGCCGTGGGGGTGATCACCGCACGCCTACTCAGGGGGACGGTCGGCATAACCGGCTCCATGCTCGTGCTGCTGCCGATGCTGGCGGCTTCGATCATGATCCTGTCACGTTTTTCCTTTATCCTCTTTGCCGGATGGTGGCTGGAAACCCTCAAGCACAAATGGCTTGCCTGGCAGGAGCGTCGCGCCCACGGGCGCGAGGAGCGCCACCGAGAAAAGGCCAAACAGGAGGGAATACCGGTGGTGGCCGCCTCTGCCGGACCGGTCATCAAACCGGGCGCACCGCCCCCGGCCCGGGCCAATACCTTTAAAAAGGAGAAGGCCCGGAAAAAGGAAGCCGAAAAGAACGCCTCGGTCCAGGAATCCTTCGAGTTTATCAAGGCCGACGGCGACTTCCTTACCCCCCCTTTCTCCCTGCTGGACGTCCCACCGGCCACCGAAAAGCAACTGGACCGGGACGCCCTGACCATGAACGCCCGCCTATTGGAGAAAAAACTCAAGGATTACGGTATTGACGGCGAGGTGGTGGAGATTTGCCCCGGCCCGGTCATCACCATGTACGAGTTTTCCCCGGCACCGGGCATCAAAATCAGCCGGATCGCCGGGCTGTCTGACGATCTTACCATGGCGTTGCAGGCCATGTCGATCCGCATTGTGGCTCCCATTCCCGGCAAGGGGGTGGTGGGGATCGAGGTTCCCAATCGCGACCGCGACATGGTCTTCCTCCGGGAGATTTTCAACTGTGAGGAGTTCCATCACCACAAGATGAAGCTCCCGCTGGCCCTGGGCAAGGATATCGCCGGTACGCCGGTGGTCACCGATCTGGGCAAGGCGCCGCATCTGTTGGTGGCCGGTTCCACCGGATCGGGCAAATCGGTTTCCATCAACACCATGATCCTGTCCTTGCTCTACACCGCCACACCCCATGACGTGCGTATGATCATGGTCGACCCCAAAATGCTGGAATTTTCCATGTACGAGGGCATTCCCCACCTGCTGCTGCCGGTGGTGACCGAACCCAAAAAGGCATCCCTGGCCCTGAAGTGGGCGGTCAACGAGATGGAACGCCGCTACAAGCTGATGGCCGACAAGGGTGTGCGCAATATCGAGTCCTACAACAAGAAGCTGGCCGGCGAGGCTCAGGAACTGGAAGACCTAGGTGCCATTCCCGAGGCCGAGATCATCGAAGAGTTGGAGGAGATCGTCGAGGACGGGGAAGCTATTGTGGACCCGATCCCCTTTGTCATGGACGCTGGAGAGGAGTTGGAACACAGCCACCTCCCCTACATCGTGGTCATCGTGGATGAGTTGGCCGACCTCATGATGGTGGCCGGACGCGAGGTGGAAGAGCATATCGCCCGCCTGGCCCAGAAGGCCCGTGCCTCGGGCATCCACCTGATCCTGGCGACCCAGCGCCCGTCTGTGGACGTGATCACCGGCCTGATCAAGGCCAACCTGCCGTCGCGCATCTCCTTCCAGGTATCATCCAAGGTCGATTCGCGCACCATCCTGGACTGCAACGGCGCCGAGAGCCTGCTGGGTGCCGGTGACATGCTCTACATGCCACCCGGCACCTCCAAACTGCAACGCATCCACGGCGCCTTCGTCTCCGACGCCGAGGTCCAGCGGGTGGTGGATTTCCTCAAGAAACAGGGCAAGCCAGTCTACGAAAAATCGATCCTGGAAATGAAGGACACAGACGACAAGGCCGGTGACGGAGAGGAAGAGGAACAGGATGAACGATGGGAAGACGCCCTGCGGCTGGTGGCCGACACCAGACAGGCCAGCATCTCAATGGTCCAGCGCCGTCTACGCATCGGCTACAACCGTGCCGCGCGCATCATCGAGATGATGGAACGTGAGGGTATGGTCGCCCCCAGCGACGGCACCAGCAAGCCCCGCGAGATCTACACTGACATCATCAATGCCTATCTGAGCTCCCAACTGACGAGGTGA
- a CDS encoding nitrous oxide-stimulated promoter family protein, translating into METLTKLQKKDIRLIGKFVEVYCAGKHGAGEHSTFCLPAGLGERRMCAECAEFMAYAVARRIKCPLEAEKPTCKHCRVHCYNKTNLAKVKEIMAYSGKKLMLRGRLDYIWHYFF; encoded by the coding sequence ATGGAAACGCTTACAAAGCTTCAGAAAAAGGATATCAGGCTGATCGGCAAGTTCGTCGAGGTCTACTGCGCCGGCAAACACGGTGCCGGCGAACATTCGACGTTTTGCCTTCCGGCTGGGTTGGGGGAGCGCCGGATGTGCGCCGAGTGCGCCGAATTTATGGCGTATGCAGTCGCCAGGCGGATAAAGTGCCCGCTAGAGGCCGAAAAGCCGACCTGCAAGCACTGTCGGGTCCATTGCTACAACAAAACGAACTTGGCAAAGGTGAAGGAGATCATGGCCTACTCCGGTAAAAAATTGATGCTGAGGGGGAGGCTCGATTACATCTGGCACTATTTTTTCTGA
- a CDS encoding ATP-binding protein has translation MLRKIVKIDQNKCDGCGLCVPSCAEGAIRIVDGKAQLSAENLCDGLGACLGECPRDAITVEEREADGFDEAAVAHHLAAQGRPAPTHNHTASAPAAGHHHHGGGCPGSRAMSFARTQEAAVSEPSGSRQSQLAQWPVQLHLVSTSASYFQGADLLITADCVPVAYAGYHEDFLKGRAVVMGCPKLDDNQFYQQKLTELFTRSDIKSVTVLKMEVPCCGGIAVAARQAIVASGKQIPYNEVTIGIQGQIKG, from the coding sequence ATGTTGAGAAAGATCGTGAAGATAGACCAGAACAAATGCGACGGCTGCGGATTATGCGTCCCCTCCTGTGCGGAAGGCGCCATCAGGATCGTTGACGGCAAGGCGCAGCTTTCGGCGGAAAACCTGTGCGACGGCCTGGGCGCCTGCCTGGGAGAGTGCCCGCGGGACGCCATCACCGTCGAGGAGCGGGAGGCCGACGGATTTGATGAAGCGGCCGTTGCGCACCACCTGGCAGCCCAGGGCCGACCCGCGCCGACCCATAACCATACAGCCTCGGCCCCTGCGGCCGGCCATCACCACCACGGGGGCGGGTGTCCCGGCTCCCGCGCCATGAGCTTTGCCCGCACGCAGGAGGCCGCCGTTTCGGAACCCTCCGGCAGTCGCCAGAGCCAGTTGGCCCAATGGCCTGTGCAACTGCACCTGGTGTCCACCAGTGCCTCCTATTTCCAGGGTGCCGACCTGCTGATCACGGCTGACTGTGTGCCGGTGGCCTATGCCGGCTACCACGAGGATTTCCTCAAGGGGCGCGCCGTTGTCATGGGGTGCCCCAAACTGGACGACAACCAGTTCTACCAGCAGAAACTGACCGAGCTGTTCACCCGTTCCGATATCAAGAGTGTCACGGTGCTGAAGATGGAGGTGCCCTGCTGCGGAGGGATCGCCGTGGCTGCCCGGCAGGCCATCGTCGCCAGCGGCAAGCAGATACCCTACAACGAGGTTACCATCGGCATCCAGGGTCAGATCAAGGGATAG
- a CDS encoding O-acetyl-ADP-ribose deacetylase translates to MNPRIEIIRGDITQMAVDAIVNAANNTLLGGGGVDGAIHRAAGPELVAECAGLGGCETGDAKITGGYRLAARHVIHTVGPVWRGGDQGEPKLLRSAYQRCFEVAAENGLHSIAFPAISCGVYGYPMQAGALIALSVAQEAAGHNPALERIVFVVYNEQAFQVYQRAAVSLKMELD, encoded by the coding sequence ATGAACCCACGAATCGAGATTATACGGGGAGACATCACGCAAATGGCGGTGGACGCCATCGTTAATGCCGCCAACAACACCCTGCTGGGGGGCGGCGGGGTAGACGGCGCCATTCATCGGGCGGCGGGGCCGGAACTGGTGGCGGAATGCGCCGGCCTAGGGGGGTGCGAGACCGGCGACGCCAAGATAACGGGGGGTTACCGGTTGGCGGCGCGTCATGTCATTCATACCGTTGGTCCTGTCTGGCGCGGCGGAGACCAGGGAGAGCCGAAACTTCTGAGGAGCGCCTACCAGCGCTGTTTTGAGGTCGCCGCGGAAAATGGCCTGCACAGTATCGCATTCCCTGCCATCAGTTGCGGCGTTTACGGTTATCCAATGCAGGCAGGAGCACTGATAGCGCTGTCTGTGGCCCAGGAGGCCGCCGGGCATAACCCGGCGCTGGAACGGATAGTCTTCGTTGTGTATAATGAACAAGCGTTTCAAGTCTATCAGCGTGCCGCGGTCTCTTTGAAGATGGAGTTGGATTGA